From Pseudomonas sp. CCI4.2, one genomic window encodes:
- the motD gene encoding flagellar motor protein MotD, which translates to MARRRRVEEHDNHERWLVSYADFITLLFAFFVVMYSISSLNEGKYKVLSQALIGAFNEPDRSLKPIPIGDEKPLTITPSKPLIKDSQEVDAGLAQSPIAPLQTIANDVRDGFGDLIKSNQMTVRGNELWIEIELNSSMLFGSGDAMPSDAAFNIIEKVAKILSPFDNPVHVEGFTDDQPIRTAQYPTNWELSSARAASIVRMLAIDGINPARMASVGYGEFQPVAPNTTVEGRARNRRVVLVISRNLEVRRSLTGSGTANAKPDAALRRAGTQTAPPRLIPPVRANAVNSPPPAL; encoded by the coding sequence ATGGCCCGTCGTCGTCGAGTTGAAGAGCACGATAATCATGAACGTTGGCTGGTGTCCTACGCGGACTTCATCACCTTGCTGTTCGCGTTTTTTGTGGTCATGTACTCGATCTCGTCGCTTAACGAAGGTAAATACAAGGTGCTTTCACAGGCACTCATCGGGGCCTTCAACGAGCCCGATCGCAGCCTCAAGCCGATTCCTATTGGCGATGAAAAGCCACTGACCATCACGCCCTCCAAGCCGTTGATCAAAGACAGCCAAGAGGTCGATGCCGGCCTCGCGCAAAGTCCGATTGCACCCTTGCAAACCATTGCCAACGACGTGCGCGATGGTTTTGGCGATCTGATCAAATCCAACCAGATGACCGTCAGGGGTAACGAGCTGTGGATTGAGATCGAGCTCAATTCCAGCATGTTGTTCGGCAGCGGTGATGCGATGCCCAGCGACGCGGCGTTCAATATCATCGAAAAGGTCGCGAAGATCCTGAGTCCGTTTGACAACCCGGTGCATGTCGAAGGCTTCACCGATGACCAACCCATCCGCACCGCTCAGTACCCGACAAACTGGGAGCTGTCGTCTGCCCGAGCGGCGAGCATCGTTCGCATGCTGGCGATTGACGGGATCAACCCGGCGCGTATGGCCTCGGTCGGTTACGGCGAGTTTCAGCCAGTGGCGCCCAACACCACCGTTGAGGGCCGTGCCCGCAATCGGCGCGTGGTGTTAGTCATTTCCCGCAACCTGGAAGTTCGTCGCAGCCTCACCGGCTCTGGCACTGCCAACGCCAAGCCGGACGCAGCATTAAGGCGTGCTGGCACACAAACTGCACCGCCCCGATTAATACCGCCGGTACGCGCGAACGCCGTCAATTCTCCGCCGCCCGCCTTATAG
- a CDS encoding DUF2802 domain-containing protein, whose protein sequence is MILEAAVIFLGILWVLSLVLFLSYAKRQRLLLTQQAEDDTVRDQRIRELARRLDNYQSGTIRMGEDLHELRSVVAPLPDKLSQLEQRDPSTLSFAQAARLVGMGASVDELTQSCGLTQAEARLMSKMHESPRRG, encoded by the coding sequence TTGATTCTTGAGGCTGCGGTAATTTTCCTGGGCATCCTTTGGGTGCTCTCGTTGGTGCTGTTTCTGTCTTACGCCAAACGCCAGCGGTTATTGCTGACGCAACAGGCCGAAGACGACACGGTGCGTGATCAACGCATCCGAGAGTTGGCCAGACGTCTGGATAACTACCAGAGCGGCACCATTCGCATGGGCGAGGACTTGCACGAATTGCGCTCAGTCGTCGCGCCGCTGCCGGACAAGTTGAGCCAGCTTGAGCAGCGTGACCCGTCCACGCTGTCCTTCGCCCAAGCCGCCCGATTGGTCGGCATGGGTGCCAGCGTCGATGAACTGACCCAATCCTGCGGCCTGACCCAGGCAGAAGCTCGGTTGATGAGCAAAATGCACGAGTCGCCACGGCGCGGGTAG
- a CDS encoding chemotaxis protein CheW: MNKSSAQGSEDPILQWVTFRLDNESYGINVMQVQEVLRYTEIAPVPGAPSYVLGIINLRGNVVTVIDTRQRFGLAPVEVSDNTRVVIIEADKQVVGILVDSVAEVVYLRQSEVETAPNVGNDESAKFIQGVCNKNGELLILVELDKMMSEEEWSDLENI; this comes from the coding sequence ATGAATAAGTCGTCAGCACAAGGTTCCGAAGATCCTATCCTGCAGTGGGTTACCTTCCGCCTGGATAACGAGTCGTATGGCATCAACGTGATGCAGGTTCAGGAAGTGCTGCGCTACACCGAAATCGCTCCTGTTCCGGGTGCGCCAAGCTACGTGCTGGGCATCATTAACTTGCGCGGTAACGTCGTGACCGTCATCGACACCCGTCAGCGTTTCGGTCTGGCCCCGGTTGAAGTCAGCGACAACACCCGCGTTGTGATCATCGAAGCGGACAAGCAAGTGGTCGGGATTCTGGTCGACAGCGTGGCAGAAGTGGTTTATCTGCGTCAGTCTGAAGTCGAAACCGCGCCGAACGTGGGCAATGACGAATCCGCCAAGTTTATCCAGGGCGTGTGCAACAAGAACGGTGAACTGCTGATCCTTGTTGAGCTGGACAAAATGATGTCGGAAGAAGAGTGGTCGGACCTGGAGAACATCTGA
- a CDS encoding Asp/Glu racemase — MKNFRIGQIVPSSNTTMETEIPAMLTSRYSLFPEEHFTFHSARMRMMNVSPEELKRMDVDSDRCALELSDARVDVMAYACLVAIMCQGAGYHKVSQARLSETVKSNNAPTPVLSSAGALIDSLNVLGYKKVALITPYMKPLTQQVIDYIEAAGIEVTDSISLEVSDNLAVGRLDPMNLVAHADRLNIGQADGVVLSACVQMPSLPAIQVVQDRIDLPVLSASVATVYQILKTLGLKAQVPNAGYLLSGAF, encoded by the coding sequence ATGAAAAATTTTCGTATCGGCCAAATCGTTCCAAGCTCCAACACCACCATGGAAACCGAAATCCCAGCGATGCTGACCTCGCGATACTCGCTGTTCCCTGAGGAGCATTTCACCTTTCACTCCGCGCGCATGCGGATGATGAATGTAAGCCCGGAAGAACTTAAAAGAATGGACGTCGACAGTGACCGTTGCGCACTGGAACTGAGCGATGCCCGAGTCGACGTCATGGCCTATGCCTGCCTGGTGGCGATCATGTGCCAAGGCGCCGGTTACCACAAAGTCTCCCAGGCCCGCCTGAGTGAAACCGTTAAGAGCAACAATGCGCCGACCCCGGTGTTGAGTTCGGCGGGCGCGTTGATCGACAGCTTGAACGTGCTGGGCTACAAGAAAGTCGCGCTGATCACCCCGTACATGAAGCCGCTGACCCAACAAGTCATCGACTACATCGAAGCCGCCGGAATTGAAGTGACCGACTCGATCAGTTTGGAGGTCTCTGACAACCTCGCGGTGGGTCGTCTGGACCCGATGAATCTGGTGGCGCACGCTGATCGCCTGAATATAGGCCAAGCGGACGGCGTGGTGCTTTCAGCCTGTGTACAGATGCCATCGCTGCCGGCGATCCAAGTGGTCCAAGACCGTATCGACCTGCCGGTGTTGTCAGCGTCAGTCGCCACCGTTTACCAGATCCTGAAAACCCTGGGCTTGAAAGCCCAAGTGCCAAACGCGGGTTATCTGCTTTCTGGCGCATTCTGA
- a CDS encoding MFS transporter, which yields MKTMTARPIAAPSTTTGANSLTQGERYLTLGGSWAAWLFDALDATVFGFVLLAVAKSFSVGMGEVVSTVAWFLLATGIGGFFLGNIADKIGRKKTMLLSVFVYGTGTLLCGYADSLWQLNVCRFCVGIAVGGLWSAAAALVSEIWPPAGRAKAFAVMQTGWSGGGLLAAIFAWTFLKTSDPESWRSLFIYASIPAYFTLVFIMLFVKESPVWLANREFMRQNAKKGRLMEIFSPQHLKLTLLGLSISVLGMYGYWIIMTFMPAYLQNILNVRIDQAPVFVIWIGIGATIGYLAYGYLAEAIGRRLSFAIFFAGMAIMVPVFAYSATLMPLTDGKLLFTTQNVITLGSLAALLGFFTGYFSGFGSWYSELFPTSIRSTASGFCFNFGRVGAIAGIKLVPILIPLVGFTATISLASVSYAIAAVLVFTLQETKGAQLTSGN from the coding sequence ATGAAAACCATGACTGCGAGACCGATTGCAGCACCTTCTACCACGACGGGCGCCAACAGCCTTACTCAGGGTGAACGCTACCTGACGCTTGGAGGCTCTTGGGCCGCCTGGTTATTCGACGCGCTGGACGCCACCGTGTTTGGCTTTGTCCTATTGGCCGTGGCGAAAAGCTTTTCGGTCGGCATGGGTGAGGTGGTTTCCACTGTTGCCTGGTTCCTGCTAGCGACCGGTATTGGTGGTTTTTTCCTGGGCAACATTGCTGACAAGATCGGCCGCAAAAAAACCATGTTGTTGTCGGTGTTTGTCTACGGCACCGGAACCCTGTTGTGTGGTTACGCCGACAGCTTGTGGCAACTCAACGTCTGCCGCTTTTGTGTCGGTATCGCGGTGGGTGGGTTGTGGTCTGCAGCCGCAGCACTGGTCTCGGAGATCTGGCCGCCGGCCGGTCGCGCCAAAGCCTTCGCGGTGATGCAAACCGGTTGGTCGGGCGGTGGCCTTCTGGCAGCAATATTCGCGTGGACCTTTCTAAAGACCAGCGACCCCGAATCATGGCGCTCGCTGTTTATCTACGCCTCGATCCCAGCCTATTTCACGCTGGTGTTCATCATGCTGTTCGTCAAAGAATCGCCCGTTTGGCTGGCCAACCGCGAATTTATGCGCCAGAACGCCAAAAAAGGCCGGCTGATGGAGATCTTTAGTCCGCAACACCTGAAGCTGACCCTGCTCGGTTTGAGCATCTCGGTACTCGGCATGTACGGCTATTGGATCATCATGACCTTTATGCCCGCCTATCTGCAGAACATCCTCAACGTGCGAATTGATCAAGCACCGGTGTTTGTGATCTGGATCGGCATTGGCGCGACCATTGGTTACCTGGCGTATGGCTATTTAGCCGAAGCAATTGGCCGGCGTCTGTCGTTCGCGATTTTTTTCGCGGGGATGGCGATCATGGTGCCGGTGTTTGCCTACTCAGCGACGCTGATGCCATTGACTGACGGCAAACTGCTGTTCACCACCCAGAACGTGATCACCCTCGGCTCCCTGGCTGCATTGCTGGGCTTCTTTACCGGCTACTTCAGCGGTTTCGGTTCGTGGTATTCGGAATTGTTCCCGACCAGCATTCGTTCCACCGCGTCAGGTTTTTGCTTCAACTTCGGTCGTGTCGGCGCCATCGCCGGGATCAAGCTGGTACCGATTTTAATCCCGCTTGTTGGCTTCACTGCGACCATTTCTCTTGCCTCTGTTTCTTATGCGATCGCCGCCGTCCTGGTGTTCACGCTTCAGGAAACCAAGGGCGCTCAACTGACCAGCGGCAACTGA
- a CDS encoding LysR family transcriptional regulator, whose protein sequence is MKLDPISLRLFVSVIEEGTIAAAAKREHIAAAAVSKRLSELEELLNSQLLVRTNKGITPTAAGISLLYMARSVLNNLNEIVVQMHDFSHGRRGSIHVLANISAITQFMPSLLKSFMDLYPQIQITLEEKQSLAITKGVAENLADIGVFTQLPHGSDVEVYPFRTDQLVLLVPDGHPLAARDSVTFADTLDYEYVALRSGTHLNFQMIKAASDAGRSLKLRMEVSSYDALCLMVQAGIGIGILPQGSVDIYAIEHAKTLTLDEPWATRELTLCVRSREALSVTARLLFDHMLASES, encoded by the coding sequence ATGAAACTCGATCCCATCTCGTTGCGTCTATTTGTCAGCGTCATTGAAGAAGGCACGATCGCTGCCGCCGCCAAGCGCGAACACATTGCGGCCGCGGCGGTCAGCAAGCGTTTGAGTGAGCTGGAAGAGCTGCTCAACTCGCAGTTACTGGTGCGCACCAACAAGGGGATTACTCCGACGGCCGCAGGTATTTCCTTGCTTTACATGGCCCGTAGCGTGCTAAACAACTTGAATGAGATTGTCGTGCAGATGCACGATTTTTCCCACGGTCGACGCGGCTCTATTCATGTGCTCGCTAACATCTCAGCCATCACTCAGTTCATGCCCTCACTGCTCAAGTCGTTCATGGACCTTTACCCGCAGATTCAGATAACCCTGGAAGAAAAGCAAAGCCTGGCGATTACGAAGGGCGTCGCGGAAAACCTCGCCGACATCGGCGTATTTACTCAATTACCGCATGGCTCGGACGTAGAGGTGTATCCGTTCCGCACGGATCAATTGGTGCTGCTGGTCCCCGATGGCCATCCATTGGCAGCCCGCGACAGCGTGACTTTCGCCGACACCCTCGATTATGAATACGTGGCGTTACGCAGCGGCACCCATCTCAATTTTCAGATGATCAAAGCGGCCAGTGATGCAGGAAGATCGCTCAAGTTGCGGATGGAAGTGTCCAGTTACGACGCTTTATGCTTGATGGTTCAAGCGGGTATCGGGATCGGGATATTGCCTCAGGGCAGTGTCGATATTTATGCCATTGAGCATGCAAAAACCCTCACGCTGGACGAACCCTGGGCTACCCGCGAACTGACCTTGTGCGTACGCTCCCGGGAAGCGCTGTCGGTCACTGCGCGACTGCTGTTCGACCATATGCTGGCGTCGGAAAGCTGA
- a CDS encoding chemotaxis response regulator protein-glutamate methylesterase, with translation MVVKVLVVDDSGFFRRRVSEILSADPNIQVVGTATNGKEAIEQALVLKPDVITMDYEMPMMDGITAVRHIMQRIPTPVLMFSSLTHEGARVTLDALDAGAVDFLPKNFEDISRNPEKVKQLLCEKIHTLSRSRFSGYSTPTPQASASSVSSSSSSTSTASSFSSATTAARSTPARAVTPHAPAAHYSPAPKRKAYKLVAIGTSTGGPVALQRVLTQLPANFPAPIVLIQHMPAAFTKAFAERLDKLCQISVKEAEDGDILRPGLALLAPGGKQMMVDGRGAVKILPGDERLNYKPCVDITFGSAAKSYGDKVLAVVLTGMGADGREGARLLKQGGSHIWAQDEASCVIYGMPMAIVKADLADAVYGLDEIGKHLVEACI, from the coding sequence ATGGTAGTTAAAGTGCTTGTGGTGGACGATTCTGGATTTTTCCGCCGCCGCGTCTCGGAAATTCTTTCTGCTGATCCCAATATCCAGGTTGTCGGTACGGCAACCAACGGCAAGGAAGCGATTGAACAAGCGCTGGTGCTCAAGCCTGACGTGATCACCATGGACTACGAAATGCCGATGATGGACGGCATCACGGCCGTGCGTCACATCATGCAGCGCATTCCGACCCCGGTCCTGATGTTTTCCTCGCTAACCCACGAGGGCGCGCGCGTCACTCTGGATGCGCTGGATGCAGGTGCAGTTGATTTTCTGCCAAAGAACTTCGAAGACATCTCGCGCAATCCAGAGAAGGTCAAACAACTGTTGTGCGAAAAGATCCACACCCTTTCGCGCAGTCGTTTCAGCGGCTATAGCACCCCGACACCGCAAGCCTCAGCGTCGTCCGTTTCGTCGTCCTCCAGTTCGACCTCAACGGCCAGCAGTTTCAGTAGCGCAACCACGGCTGCTCGTAGCACGCCGGCGCGTGCGGTCACGCCTCACGCGCCGGCGGCTCACTACTCGCCTGCTCCCAAGCGCAAAGCCTACAAGCTGGTCGCCATTGGTACTTCAACCGGTGGTCCCGTCGCACTGCAGCGTGTGCTGACGCAATTACCAGCCAACTTCCCGGCGCCCATCGTGTTGATTCAACACATGCCCGCAGCGTTCACCAAAGCGTTTGCCGAGCGTTTGGATAAGCTGTGCCAGATCAGCGTGAAGGAAGCCGAAGACGGCGATATTTTGCGTCCGGGCCTGGCGTTACTTGCGCCTGGCGGCAAACAAATGATGGTCGACGGTCGCGGAGCGGTGAAAATCCTGCCCGGTGATGAACGCCTGAATTACAAGCCGTGCGTAGACATCACCTTCGGCTCTGCCGCCAAGTCGTACGGTGACAAGGTTTTGGCGGTGGTGCTCACAGGCATGGGCGCTGACGGTCGTGAAGGCGCTCGCCTGCTCAAGCAGGGCGGTAGTCATATCTGGGCGCAGGACGAGGCGAGCTGTGTGATTTACGGCATGCCGATGGCGATTGTCAAAGCTGACCTCGCCGATGCGGTGTACGGCCTGGATGAGATTGGCAAGCACCTCGTCGAGGCATGCATCTGA
- a CDS encoding ParA family protein produces the protein MRVWAVANQKGGVGKTTSTIALAGLLAEARKRVVVVDLDPHGSMTSYFGHNPDTLEHSAYDLFLHKGLVPEGLPGQLLLPTSDNNISLMPSSTALAVLERQSPGQSGLGLVIAKSLAQLWQDFDYAIIDSPPLLGVLMVNALAASQQLVIPVQTEFLAVKGLERMVNTLAMINRSRKVALPYTIVPTLFDRRTQASMGTLKVLRDSYPEHLWKAYVPIDTRLRDASRVGVTPSQFDNKSRAVLAYRALLKDLLSQQLLAQVA, from the coding sequence ATGAGAGTCTGGGCAGTAGCTAATCAAAAAGGTGGGGTCGGTAAGACCACTTCTACCATCGCTTTAGCCGGTTTGCTGGCTGAGGCCCGCAAGCGCGTGGTCGTTGTCGATCTTGACCCCCATGGCTCCATGACCAGTTACTTCGGACACAACCCCGATACCCTCGAACACAGTGCTTATGACTTGTTTCTGCACAAGGGTTTGGTGCCAGAGGGGTTGCCCGGCCAACTGTTGCTGCCGACCAGCGATAACAATATTTCGCTGATGCCGTCGAGCACCGCCCTAGCTGTGCTTGAACGCCAATCGCCGGGACAAAGCGGTTTGGGTCTGGTGATCGCCAAAAGCTTGGCGCAGCTCTGGCAAGATTTCGATTACGCGATTATCGACAGCCCGCCGTTGCTCGGGGTGTTGATGGTCAACGCTTTGGCGGCCAGTCAGCAACTGGTGATCCCGGTGCAGACCGAATTCCTCGCCGTTAAAGGCCTGGAGCGGATGGTGAACACCCTGGCAATGATTAACCGTTCACGCAAAGTCGCGCTGCCTTACACCATCGTCCCGACCTTGTTTGATCGCCGGACGCAGGCGTCCATGGGCACGCTAAAGGTGCTGCGTGATAGCTACCCGGAACACCTCTGGAAAGCCTACGTGCCGATCGATACCCGTTTGCGTGACGCCAGCCGGGTGGGCGTGACGCCTTCGCAGTTCGACAATAAGAGTCGGGCCGTGCTGGCTTACCGCGCGCTGCTCAAAGATTTGCTGTCCCAACAACTTCTCGCGCAGGTCGCTTGA
- a CDS encoding EscU/YscU/HrcU family type III secretion system export apparatus switch protein, whose protein sequence is MTQSDHTPRQAIALSYDGQQAPTLTAKGNDQLAETILAIAREYKVPIYENAELVKLLARMELGDSIPEALYRTIAEIIAFAWHLKGKFPAGRDPNAEPVERDITPSA, encoded by the coding sequence ATGACTCAATCCGACCACACCCCGCGTCAGGCCATCGCCCTCAGCTACGACGGGCAACAAGCGCCAACCCTCACAGCCAAAGGCAACGACCAATTGGCCGAAACCATTCTGGCCATCGCCCGGGAATACAAGGTGCCAATCTACGAAAACGCCGAACTGGTCAAACTGCTGGCCCGTATGGAATTGGGCGACAGCATCCCTGAAGCGCTGTATCGCACCATCGCCGAAATCATCGCGTTTGCCTGGCACCTGAAAGGCAAGTTTCCTGCGGGCCGTGACCCTAACGCCGAGCCAGTGGAACGGGACATCACGCCGAGCGCCTGA
- a CDS encoding CheW domain-containing protein, with the protein MNRPVDIATRPQLALQSYLDALLFDATQELTVSSDLDEFQAAVLEEQARDAVVSAALAAVVVAVPVPSVVHELALPAPVALVPKVIEAKPVVERSVTMFSSVVDVPVALAQGTPPPLAKDGRPAWAAEPFECLLFDVAGLTLAVPLVCLGSIYSLAGTELTPLFGQPDWFLGILPSQSGNLKVLDTARWVMPDRYRDDFRQGLQYVISVQGYEWGLAVHHVSRSIRLDPNEIKWRSQRGQRPWLAGTVIEHMCALLDVSELAELIASGAVKQMGVIK; encoded by the coding sequence ATGAACCGCCCTGTCGATATCGCAACACGGCCACAACTGGCGCTGCAGTCTTATCTGGATGCGTTGCTTTTCGACGCCACGCAAGAGCTGACGGTCAGTTCCGACCTGGATGAATTCCAGGCTGCGGTGCTCGAAGAGCAAGCCCGTGATGCGGTGGTTAGCGCGGCGTTGGCGGCGGTTGTCGTTGCTGTGCCTGTGCCGAGCGTGGTTCATGAGCTGGCGTTGCCCGCACCTGTGGCGCTTGTGCCCAAGGTGATCGAAGCGAAGCCAGTTGTTGAGCGTTCGGTGACCATGTTCAGCTCCGTGGTGGACGTGCCCGTTGCTTTGGCTCAGGGCACGCCACCGCCGTTGGCCAAAGACGGCCGCCCCGCGTGGGCTGCCGAGCCGTTCGAATGCTTGTTGTTCGACGTCGCCGGCCTGACATTGGCCGTGCCGTTGGTGTGCTTGGGCTCGATCTATTCCTTGGCCGGGACTGAGCTGACACCGTTGTTTGGCCAGCCGGACTGGTTTCTGGGGATCTTGCCCAGCCAAAGCGGCAACTTGAAGGTACTCGACACGGCGCGCTGGGTGATGCCCGACCGCTACCGCGACGATTTCCGCCAGGGCTTGCAATACGTTATTTCGGTTCAGGGTTATGAATGGGGGCTGGCCGTGCATCACGTCAGCCGCTCAATACGCCTGGACCCCAACGAAATCAAATGGCGCAGCCAGCGCGGCCAACGCCCCTGGTTGGCGGGCACAGTGATTGAACACATGTGTGCATTGCTGGATGTTTCCGAATTGGCCGAGCTGATAGCCAGTGGCGCGGTCAAGCAAATGGGCGTTATCAAATAA
- a CDS encoding flagellar hook-length control protein FliK, which translates to MTGDISSLPPLSPAAVLIKAGVAPSDVLKLLQPAAGLLAAGEIVTAEVVTTKPVDQAFQLLLRLNLVSGGQTLIQAISPQPLPVGANLLVSQPTPSSLAITVQQSLSSAVASLLTIDTKQLPVGTLLQGTVQSSQPLPLPQGQGQGQPALFRNIITLINTVLAGTSLTVDSPQPLAVGSQLNAQIQGPQFLSFVQLSTHLDQVAVSQQLSTQQSRQGSLDGLFKVLQNIQQNQSLPPALQESIDTLLADLPDIQQLSDPKVVAQALSGSGVFLEANLLGGQTVAAGPDLKANLLRLIAQILPNVPDNTDYDAAAAANSMARVMPSIIRNALGTLGLVGARPHLSGFPIPSRHFGAENAEDLETLLKLTAAAISRLQSHQLSGLEQTRTSADGSLLTTWQLEIPMRNMQDIVPLQVKVQREETSDQDQSAEKSDNPNKPAKEKLWRVELAFNLEPLGPLQVQAQLVRGSLSSQLWAERSQSAELIGRELGYLRERLVASGITVSELACHRGTPPQGQRTALEQRWIDEKA; encoded by the coding sequence ATGACTGGCGACATTAGCAGCCTCCCACCGCTCTCCCCTGCCGCAGTGCTCATTAAGGCTGGGGTTGCGCCGAGTGACGTTCTCAAATTGCTTCAACCTGCGGCGGGATTGTTGGCGGCGGGCGAAATCGTTACCGCAGAAGTCGTCACGACTAAACCCGTGGATCAGGCGTTTCAGTTGCTGTTACGGCTAAACCTGGTGAGCGGCGGTCAAACCCTGATACAAGCCATCAGCCCGCAGCCGTTGCCGGTGGGCGCTAATTTGTTGGTGTCGCAGCCCACGCCCAGCAGCCTGGCCATTACTGTGCAACAGAGCTTGAGTTCGGCGGTTGCCAGCTTACTGACCATCGACACCAAACAATTGCCGGTGGGCACCTTGCTGCAAGGCACTGTGCAGAGCAGCCAGCCATTGCCATTGCCTCAGGGTCAGGGTCAGGGTCAGCCTGCGCTGTTTCGCAACATCATCACCCTGATCAACACCGTTCTCGCCGGCACCAGCCTGACGGTGGACAGCCCCCAGCCATTGGCAGTTGGTAGCCAACTCAACGCTCAGATCCAGGGGCCGCAGTTCTTGAGTTTCGTACAACTGAGCACGCACCTGGATCAAGTGGCGGTTTCCCAGCAGCTCAGCACCCAGCAAAGCCGCCAAGGCTCACTGGACGGTTTGTTCAAGGTGCTGCAGAACATTCAGCAAAACCAAAGCTTGCCACCCGCGCTGCAAGAGAGCATCGATACGTTGTTGGCCGATCTGCCGGATATTCAACAATTAAGTGACCCCAAAGTCGTCGCGCAGGCCTTGAGCGGCAGCGGCGTGTTTCTTGAAGCCAACCTCCTCGGCGGCCAAACCGTGGCCGCCGGTCCAGACCTGAAAGCCAATTTATTAAGGCTGATTGCGCAGATCCTGCCGAACGTTCCTGACAACACCGATTACGACGCCGCAGCGGCCGCTAATAGCATGGCCCGGGTCATGCCGAGCATTATTCGCAATGCGTTGGGCACGCTGGGGTTGGTAGGCGCACGCCCGCACCTCAGTGGTTTCCCGATTCCGTCGCGTCACTTCGGCGCAGAGAATGCGGAAGACCTTGAGACCTTGTTAAAGCTTACCGCCGCGGCCATTTCGCGCCTGCAAAGCCATCAATTGTCCGGGCTCGAACAGACCCGCACCAGCGCCGACGGAAGCCTGTTGACCACGTGGCAATTGGAAATTCCCATGCGCAATATGCAGGACATCGTGCCACTACAGGTCAAAGTCCAACGTGAAGAAACGTCGGATCAGGATCAGAGTGCCGAGAAAAGCGACAACCCGAACAAGCCCGCCAAAGAGAAGCTCTGGCGGGTCGAACTGGCATTCAATTTGGAGCCGCTAGGGCCGCTGCAAGTCCAGGCGCAACTGGTACGCGGTAGTTTGTCTAGCCAGTTGTGGGCCGAGCGTTCGCAAAGCGCCGAGCTGATCGGCCGTGAATTGGGTTACCTGCGCGAGCGTCTGGTGGCGTCTGGCATCACCGTCAGCGAGTTGGCCTGCCATCGCGGCACCCCGCCACAAGGCCAGCGCACCGCCCTTGAACAACGCTGGATCGACGAGAAAGCCTGA
- a CDS encoding flagellar motor protein — protein sequence MDVLSLIGLILAFVAIIGGNFLEGGHLAALLNGPAALIVLGGTMAAALLQSPMSAFMRAMQIVGWILFPPRIDLPGGIDRVVNWSLTARKEGLLGLESIADSEPDQYARKGLQLLVDGAEPEAIRSILEVDFITQETRDIQAAKVFESMGGYAPTIGIIGAVMGLIHVMGNLADPSQLGSGIAVAFVATIYGVASANLILLPIANKLKAIAVRQSRYREMLLEGILSIAEGENPRSIELKLQGFME from the coding sequence ATGGATGTACTGAGTCTTATTGGCCTCATCCTCGCGTTTGTCGCGATCATTGGCGGTAACTTTCTCGAAGGCGGTCATCTGGCTGCGCTGCTCAACGGTCCGGCAGCGTTGATCGTATTGGGTGGCACCATGGCGGCGGCACTGCTGCAGTCGCCCATGAGTGCGTTCATGCGCGCCATGCAAATCGTGGGATGGATTCTGTTTCCGCCACGTATCGATCTGCCCGGCGGCATTGATCGCGTCGTTAACTGGAGCCTGACCGCACGCAAGGAAGGCTTGCTCGGACTGGAAAGCATCGCCGACTCAGAGCCGGATCAATACGCGCGCAAAGGTCTGCAATTGCTGGTTGACGGCGCTGAACCTGAAGCGATCCGAAGCATTCTGGAAGTGGATTTCATCACCCAGGAAACCCGCGATATTCAGGCCGCCAAAGTATTTGAAAGCATGGGTGGCTACGCGCCGACCATTGGCATCATTGGTGCCGTCATGGGGCTGATCCATGTGATGGGCAACCTGGCCGATCCGAGTCAATTGGGTAGCGGCATTGCTGTGGCGTTTGTCGCCACGATCTACGGTGTGGCCTCGGCCAACTTGATCCTGCTGCCCATCGCCAACAAACTCAAAGCGATCGCCGTCCGCCAGTCGCGCTACCGTGAAATGTTGCTCGAAGGCATTTTGTCCATTGCCGAAGGCGAGAACCCGCGTTCGATTGAATTGAAGCTGCAAGGCTTCATGGAGTGA